In Thermoplasmata archaeon, the following proteins share a genomic window:
- a CDS encoding sulfide-dependent adenosine diphosphate thiazole synthase: protein MPVFAPVGEKEVSRAIVGEFMKELLEYLESDVVVIGGGPSGLMAGRELSRRGVKTVLFESNNYLGGGFWIGGYLMNKLTFRAPAQRILEELGVPFREAEKGLFVSDGPHTCSRLIAAACDAGLKIVNMTKFDDVVLRERNRVAGAVVNWTPVGAMPRQITCVDPIGVECRVLIDASGHDAVVVRALENRGLLKAPGYGAMWVERSEDLIVKYTKEIHPGLVVTGMAVSTAFGLPRMGPTFGGMLLSGEKAARVAMDILKKKG from the coding sequence ATGCCTGTGTTCGCGCCCGTTGGGGAGAAGGAGGTCTCGAGGGCTATTGTGGGGGAGTTCATGAAGGAGCTCCTCGAGTATCTTGAGAGCGACGTGGTGGTCATAGGCGGCGGGCCGAGCGGGCTGATGGCCGGGAGGGAGCTCTCGAGGCGTGGGGTCAAGACCGTTCTCTTCGAGAGCAACAACTACCTGGGCGGCGGTTTCTGGATAGGCGGCTACCTGATGAACAAGCTCACCTTCAGAGCCCCGGCCCAGCGAATTCTCGAGGAGCTGGGCGTTCCGTTCAGGGAGGCGGAAAAGGGCCTCTTCGTCTCCGACGGCCCCCACACCTGCTCCAGACTGATCGCGGCCGCCTGCGACGCCGGTCTGAAGATAGTGAACATGACGAAGTTCGACGACGTTGTGCTGAGGGAGAGGAACCGGGTCGCGGGCGCGGTGGTCAACTGGACCCCCGTCGGCGCAATGCCGAGGCAGATAACCTGTGTGGACCCGATAGGGGTGGAGTGCAGGGTGCTGATTGACGCATCGGGCCACGACGCGGTGGTGGTGAGGGCCCTCGAGAATCGCGGCCTCCTGAAGGCCCCGGGCTATGGCGCGATGTGGGTGGAGAGGTCGGAGGACCTGATCGTGAAATACACCAAGGAGATCCACCCGGGGCTCGTCGTCACGGGCATGGCGGTCTCGACCGCCTTCGGACTGCCGCGAATGGGCCCGACCTTCGGCGGGATGCTCCTCTCGGGCGAGAAGGCCGCGAGGGTCGCCATGGACATACTCAAGAAAAAGGGCTGA
- a CDS encoding gamma carbonic anhydrase family protein has protein sequence MAVYEFEGKRPVIGKDCYIFESAAVMGNVVLGDNVFVGPGAVLRADYGRIEVGDRSSVEDNCVLHARPDQLCRVGSDVTLGHGAIVHTASVGNWTVVGMGAVISDFAEVGEWCVIGEGAVVKNRTIIPPRKIAVGVPAKPVADVSDEYIAQWSSFKKLYNELAARRYPAGLRRLA, from the coding sequence ATGGCGGTCTACGAGTTCGAGGGAAAAAGACCCGTAATTGGTAAGGACTGCTACATTTTCGAGAGCGCCGCGGTGATGGGCAACGTTGTTCTAGGGGATAACGTGTTCGTTGGCCCGGGGGCGGTGCTCAGGGCCGACTACGGCCGCATAGAGGTCGGGGACCGCTCCAGCGTCGAGGACAACTGTGTCTTGCACGCCCGCCCGGACCAGCTCTGCAGGGTCGGGAGCGACGTCACACTAGGCCACGGCGCCATCGTGCACACCGCCAGCGTTGGCAACTGGACCGTGGTCGGCATGGGAGCGGTCATCAGCGACTTCGCCGAGGTCGGGGAGTGGTGCGTGATAGGAGAGGGGGCCGTGGTGAAGAACAGGACAATTATCCCGCCCAGAAAAATCGCGGTCGGCGTCCCGGCGAAGCCCGTCGCCGACGTCTCGGACGAGTACATCGCCCAGTGGAGCTCGTTCAAGAAACTCTACAACGAGCTCGCCGCCCGTAGGTACCCTGCGGGGCTCAGGCGTCTGGCATAG